In Silene latifolia isolate original U9 population chromosome 3, ASM4854445v1, whole genome shotgun sequence, a single window of DNA contains:
- the LOC141647124 gene encoding uncharacterized protein LOC141647124, whose product MEEVPMTEYERRRIENIKRNGDMLSSLNINSILSNLTDSSLKRPRPAAPREWQKRIYERSRSSLRTQGVPASHPSGLPDDKRKLRIPLSNKEPITMKNVYKGDEESHYSFVERMRALEVNSVTNVGKVAVQEPVKLESFKLESENVTKIVPSEVRIIRFLPILDSTVVVAGNRYGFLGVWEATSRDANEFGKAVHLYRPHSSTVYGISVHPFSPTKIYSCCGDGLLRLMNIGREEFDLLYSTSSGSPIYSLSQPPNDANSMYIGEGLGGLNLYDGRAGKIADSWLLHKGRINSIDFNPSNTNVLATTSSDGLACLWDLRKINNQESQCKPFMTFTREKSIHSAYFSPSGSCLAITSSDHMIAVLGGADFEDSHIIYRGHSRHSPHTCSRAIWGWDDTYLYMGCKKRRVEVLSVPQGKTTATLESSLVSSVPSQFDAHPCKVGMLVGASSMGKAFLWTSRDY is encoded by the exons ATGGAGGAGGTGCCAATGACGGAGTATGAGCGGCGAAGAATCGAGAATATCAAGCGAAACGGCGACATGCTCTCTTCTCTTAACATCAATTCCATTCTTTCCAATCTCACTGATTCCTCCCTTAAGCGCCCCAGACCCGCCGCCCCCAg AGAATGGCAGAAGAGGATTTATGAACGGAGTCGATCTTCGCTTAGAACACAAGGAGTTCCTGCTTCTCATCCTTCTGGATTACCCGATGACAAACGTAAATTAAGGATACCCTTGTCAAATAAGGAGCCAATTACTATGAAAAACGTCTACAAGGGTGACGAAGAGTCACATTACTCATTTGTGGAGAGAATGAGAGCGCTTGAAGTGAATTCAGTTACTAATGTCGGAAAGGTGGCGGTGCAGGAACCTGTCAAACTTGAATCCTTCAAGTTAGAATCTGAAAATGTAACCAAAATTGTGCCTTCTGAAGTGAGAATTATTCGTTTCCTACCAATCTTGGATTCTACTGTGGTCGTTGCAGGGAATAGGTATGGATTTTTGGGTGTTTGGGAAGCTACTTCCCGAGATGCAAACGAATTTGGCAAAGCTGTTCATCTCTACCGACCTCATTCTTCTACTGTCTATGGAATTTCTGTCCACCCATTTTCGCCCACCAAG ATATACTCTTGTTGTGGTGATGGACTTCTGCGGTTGATGAACATTGGGAGGGAGGAGTTTGATCTCTTATACTCGACCAGTTCAGGGTCTCCTATATATTCCCTTTCCCAACCGCCAAATGATGCAAACTCCATGTATATTGGTGAAGGTTTAGGAGGTCTAAACTTGTACGATGGAAGAGCTGGTAAGATAGCCGATTCTTGGTTACTCCACAAGGGAAGAATAAACTCAATTGATTTTAATCCATCAAACACAAATGTTCTTGCTACCACTTCTAGTGACGGTCTAGCATGCCTGTGGGATCTTAGAAAGATCAATAATCAAGAATCACAATGCAAACCTTTCATGACATTTACTCGTGAAAAAAGTATACATTCTGCCTATTTTTCACCGTCTGGTAGCTGTCTGGCGATAACAAG TTCGGATCATATGATTGCTGTGTTGGGAGGTGCCGATTTTGAGGACAGTCACATAATCTATCGCGGTCATTCTCGACATTCTCCACATACTTGTTCTAG AGCAATATGGGGTTGGGATGACACCTATCTTTACATGGGATGTAAAAAAAGAAGAGTCGAAGTTCTTTCGGTCCCACAAGGAAAGACGACAGCGACACTAGAGAGCTCCCTTGTTTCGAGCGTCCCATCCCAATTTGATGCTCACCCTTGTAAGGTGGGGATGCTCGTGGGTGCTTCTTCTATGGGTAAGGCTTTCTTGTGGACAAGCCGTGACTATTAA
- the LOC141647125 gene encoding DNA damage-binding protein cmr1-like isoform X1 yields the protein MFCRERQKRIYEQSRSSLRTQGIPASHPAGLSYDKPCNLMTPLSNKGPITMRSVYDGDEESHDSFMKRLRALEMNPVTNVGRAAVQEPVKLESFNLVSENVTKIVPHELTVIRFLPILDTTVVVAGSRFGSLGVWEATSRDADEFSKVVHLYRPHSSAVFGISAHPFSPTKVYLCCGDGLLRLMNIGREEFDLLYSSISGSAIYSISQPPDDANSMYIGEGLGGLNLYDERAGKIINSWLLHKDRINSIAFNPSNTNVLATASTDALACLWDLRKMNNQHSECKAFKAFTRERSIHSAYFSPSGSCLAITSAGHMISVLSGADFEDNRIIHRSHLGYTPISCSRAIWGWDDTYLYMGCKKRRVEVLSVPQGKTTATLESSLVSSIPFQFDAHPCMVGMLASASFGTVFLWTSRDC from the exons ATGTTTTGCAGAGAAAGACAGAAGAGGATTTACGAACAAAGTCGATCTTCGCTCCGAACACAAGGGATTCCTGCTTCTCATCCTGCTGGGCTATCCTATGATAAACCATGTAATTTAATGACACCCTTGTCAAATAAGGGGCCAATTACTATGAGAAGCGTCTATGACGGTGATGAAGAGTCACATGACTCATTTATGAAGAGACTGAGAGCCCTTGAAATGAATCCAGTTACTAATGTAGGAAGGGCGGCAGTGCAGGAACCTGTCAAACTTGAATCCTTCAACTTAGTTTCTGAAAATGTAACCAAAATTGTGCCTCATGAATTGACAGTTATTCGTTTCCTACCAATCTTGGATACTACTGTGGTTGTTGCAGGGAGTAGGTTTGGATCTTTGGGTGTTTGGGAAGCTACTTCCAGAGATGCTGACGAATTTAGCAAAGTTGTTCATCTCTACCGCCCTCATTCTTCTGCTGTCTTTGGGATTTCTGCCCACCCATTTTCACCCACCAAG GTATACTTGTGTTGTGGTGATGGACTTTTGCGGTTGATGAACATTGGGAGGGAGGAGTTTGATCTGTTATACTCGAGCATTTCAGGGTCAGCTATATATTCCATTTCCCAACCGCCAGATGATGCAAACTCCATGTATATTGGTGAAGGTTTAGGGGGTCTAAATTTGTACGATGAGAGAGCTGGGAAGATCATCAATTCTTGGTTACTCCACAAAGACAGAATAAACTCTATTGCTTTTAATCCATCAAACACAAATGTTCTAGCTACCGCTTCTACTGACGCTCTAGCATGCTTGTGGGATCTGAGAAAGATGAACAATCAACATTCAGAATGCAAAGCTTTCAAGGCATTTACTCGTGAAAGAAGTATACATTCTGCCTATTTCTCACCGTCTGGTAGCTGTCTGGCAATAACAAG TGCGGGTCATATGATCTCTGTATTGAGTGGTGCTGATTTCGAGGACAATCGCATAATCCATCGCAGCCATTTGGGATATACACCGATTTCTTGTTCTAG AGCAATATGGGGTTGGGATGACACCTATCTTTATATGGGATGTAAGAAAAGAAGAGTCGAAGTTCTTTCGGTCCCCCAAGGAAAGACGACAGCGACACTAGAGAGCTCCCTTGTTTCGAGCATCCCGTTCCAATTTGATGCTCACCCTTGTATGGTTGGAATGCTCGCGAGCGCTTCTTTTGGTACGGTTTTCTTGTGGACGAGTCGTGACTGTTGA
- the LOC141647125 gene encoding DNA damage-binding protein cmr1-like isoform X2: MTPLSNKGPITMRSVYDGDEESHDSFMKRLRALEMNPVTNVGRAAVQEPVKLESFNLVSENVTKIVPHELTVIRFLPILDTTVVVAGSRFGSLGVWEATSRDADEFSKVVHLYRPHSSAVFGISAHPFSPTKVYLCCGDGLLRLMNIGREEFDLLYSSISGSAIYSISQPPDDANSMYIGEGLGGLNLYDERAGKIINSWLLHKDRINSIAFNPSNTNVLATASTDALACLWDLRKMNNQHSECKAFKAFTRERSIHSAYFSPSGSCLAITSAGHMISVLSGADFEDNRIIHRSHLGYTPISCSRAIWGWDDTYLYMGCKKRRVEVLSVPQGKTTATLESSLVSSIPFQFDAHPCMVGMLASASFGTVFLWTSRDC, encoded by the exons ATGACACCCTTGTCAAATAAGGGGCCAATTACTATGAGAAGCGTCTATGACGGTGATGAAGAGTCACATGACTCATTTATGAAGAGACTGAGAGCCCTTGAAATGAATCCAGTTACTAATGTAGGAAGGGCGGCAGTGCAGGAACCTGTCAAACTTGAATCCTTCAACTTAGTTTCTGAAAATGTAACCAAAATTGTGCCTCATGAATTGACAGTTATTCGTTTCCTACCAATCTTGGATACTACTGTGGTTGTTGCAGGGAGTAGGTTTGGATCTTTGGGTGTTTGGGAAGCTACTTCCAGAGATGCTGACGAATTTAGCAAAGTTGTTCATCTCTACCGCCCTCATTCTTCTGCTGTCTTTGGGATTTCTGCCCACCCATTTTCACCCACCAAG GTATACTTGTGTTGTGGTGATGGACTTTTGCGGTTGATGAACATTGGGAGGGAGGAGTTTGATCTGTTATACTCGAGCATTTCAGGGTCAGCTATATATTCCATTTCCCAACCGCCAGATGATGCAAACTCCATGTATATTGGTGAAGGTTTAGGGGGTCTAAATTTGTACGATGAGAGAGCTGGGAAGATCATCAATTCTTGGTTACTCCACAAAGACAGAATAAACTCTATTGCTTTTAATCCATCAAACACAAATGTTCTAGCTACCGCTTCTACTGACGCTCTAGCATGCTTGTGGGATCTGAGAAAGATGAACAATCAACATTCAGAATGCAAAGCTTTCAAGGCATTTACTCGTGAAAGAAGTATACATTCTGCCTATTTCTCACCGTCTGGTAGCTGTCTGGCAATAACAAG TGCGGGTCATATGATCTCTGTATTGAGTGGTGCTGATTTCGAGGACAATCGCATAATCCATCGCAGCCATTTGGGATATACACCGATTTCTTGTTCTAG AGCAATATGGGGTTGGGATGACACCTATCTTTATATGGGATGTAAGAAAAGAAGAGTCGAAGTTCTTTCGGTCCCCCAAGGAAAGACGACAGCGACACTAGAGAGCTCCCTTGTTTCGAGCATCCCGTTCCAATTTGATGCTCACCCTTGTATGGTTGGAATGCTCGCGAGCGCTTCTTTTGGTACGGTTTTCTTGTGGACGAGTCGTGACTGTTGA